The nucleotide window ACCCGCCAGGGCATCGAGACCATGACCAATGCCGAAGGCGAGCAGGTCATCGCCAAGGACCGCGAGTCCTCGCAGCGCGATCTCTACGAGTACATCGAGCGGGGCGATTTCCCGAAGTGGGATGTGAAGATCCAGGTGATGCCGGAGGCCGATGCGGAAACGTATCACCTCAATCCCTTCGACCTCACCAAGGTCTGGCCGCACGGCGACTACCCGCTCATCGACGTGGGTGTGCTGGAGCTGAACCGCAATCCCGCGAACTATTTCCAGGAGATCGAGCAGTCCGCCTTCTCGCCCTCGAACATCGTGCCGGGCATCGGCTTCTCGCCGGACAAGATGCTCCAGGCCCGCATCTTCTCCTATGCGGACGCCCACCGCTACCGCGTCGGCACCTGGTATGAGACCCTGCCGGTGAACCGTCCGAAGTCCGCCGCCAACCACTACCACATGGACGGCTCGATGAACTTCACCACGCCCGCCGCCAGCGATGCCTACTATGAGCCCAATAGTTTCAACGGCCCGGTGGAGCATGAGCGCTTCGCCGAGCCGCCGCTGAAAATCTCCGGCGATGCCGACCGCTACAACCACCGCGAGGGCAACGACGACTACACCCAGCCCGGCAACCTCTTCCGCCTGATGAGCGGCGCGCAGCAGCTGGCGCTCTTCAGCAACATTGCCGCCGCGATGGACGGTGTGCCGCAGGAGATCATCCACCGCCAGCTCGCCCATTTCCACAAGGCCGATCCCGCCTACGCCGCCGGCGTGGCGAAGGCCCTTGAAATCGAGTGGACCGCCAGCGGTGCCTATCCGAACGAGCCGGTGGGCGCCGGCAGCGCCTGAGAACCCGCAACCTTACCGGAACCATGCAAGCCACCGCCGCCGAGGAAGCCCGCTACGCCGAGCTGCAGCGCATCGCGCTCGGCGCCGCCCGTCACGGAGATCTCACCACGCTCGCGCCCATGCTGGACGCAGGGCTGCCGGTGAATCTCCGTGATGAGAAAGGCAACTCCCTCCTCATGCTCGCCGCCTACCACGGCGAGCAGGCGGCGGT belongs to Luteolibacter ambystomatis and includes:
- a CDS encoding catalase, with translation MKPTLTTTAGNPIADNQNSLSAGPRGPLLLQDYQLIEKLAHQNRERIPERVVHAKGSGAFGTFTVTHDITKYSKATIFSQIGKQTETLLRFSTVAGERGAADAERDVRGFALKFYTDEGNWDLVGNNTPVFFVRDPLKFPDFIHTQKRHPRTNMRSATAMWDFWSLSPESLHQVTILMSDRGLPKSYRHVNGYGSHTYSLLNAAGERFWVKFHFKTRQGIETMTNAEGEQVIAKDRESSQRDLYEYIERGDFPKWDVKIQVMPEADAETYHLNPFDLTKVWPHGDYPLIDVGVLELNRNPANYFQEIEQSAFSPSNIVPGIGFSPDKMLQARIFSYADAHRYRVGTWYETLPVNRPKSAANHYHMDGSMNFTTPAASDAYYEPNSFNGPVEHERFAEPPLKISGDADRYNHREGNDDYTQPGNLFRLMSGAQQLALFSNIAAAMDGVPQEIIHRQLAHFHKADPAYAAGVAKALEIEWTASGAYPNEPVGAGSA